agtatgtgtgtgtgtgtgtgcgcgtgtgtgagtatgcatgtgagtgtgtgtgtgtgtgtgcgtgcatgtatgtgtgagtatgtgtgtgtgtgtgtgtgtgagtatgcacgcgtgtgtgtgtgtgtgtgcgcgtgtgagtatgcatgtgcgcgtgtgtgagtatgcatgtgagtgtgtgtgtgcgtgtgcgtgcatgtatgtgtgagtatgtgtgtgtgtgtgtgtgagtatgcacGCGTgtatgtgtgagtatgtgtgtgagtatgcacgcgtgtgtgtgtgtgtgtgtgagtatgcacgcgtgtgtgtgtgtgtgtgtgtgtgtgtgtgtggtttgtacCTTCAGTGTGTTTCCGTTGGGTTCTGGCAGCAGCAGCACAAGAAGATTCAACATGTGCAGCTTCTGCTTCAGGTCTGCAATATCTGTAGAAAACAATTTAAACATGATTCTTCCTCGAAAAAACTTCActctataaaaaaacaatgacacaTAATATTATTAGACCAAGATAATATCCGATCATAAGATCAGAGACCAAATCTTTGACTGTTTATCCATTAGCAAGTGAGTATTTTGGTTTGTTCTTCTGGTGAGTTCCAGCTACTGTGATGTAGATGCACACTATACGACATACAGTACAGGACCTCAGTGAGACCTGCCGCTGTGCCTCACACACCTCTGACAGCGCTGAAGCTGTTGAGGTGTTCGGCGGTCAGCAGCGGCGCGGGGAGTTCACGGATGAACTTCTTGAGCAGAGCGGCGGCGTCATTCGGACTGACCTCGTCCCAGCTGAAGGAACCGCTGTAAAACGAGTTCTCCAGCTTCTGCTGCAGCACCTACAACAAACACAGCGACTGTGAgcccaaacacactcacacagcgcTTCTTTGTGTGCGTGATGCATAAAAATACTCTGGTTATACAAGTCAAGTCCAGTCCTAATGATGTCAGATGTACTTCATGTCACAATACTTTTGGTACTTATTTGATAATAATGTTTTGTTACTTTGATTCTGGATTGAGACCCTGGCACCCGCAGAATCCCTTCAGAATCGAGACCCTTCTTCTCCAGGAACGAGAGAAGCTGAGACGGAGAGAAGAAGACAACCATGTACAAAACAGCCAAGAGTTTATTTTGAGAAAAAGGAGAGAATGTGGTGCGGGACGTACTGTTTGGAGGAAGAGTGGGATCTGAGTGTTGGGTTTGATCTTCTGATCGCTCTCCACCAATGAGGCGAGAGGAACTCCAAACAAACAGTTCTCTGGCAAACAGGAAGACATTCGACAGGATTCTGATAAGTAGTCATACAGGTCAGAAAGAGTGTGGTCATGTGACAGGAAACTCACCAGGGATTTTCCGTTTGCTGGTTTTGTGCCGTTTGACCTCGAGCCCCAGCAGGTCGCAGAGCGCCGTCATGTCAATCAGAGCCAGCTGACGAACCTTCTTCATGTCCTGCTGGGAAAGATCCAGCACCCGCGTCACTCCCAGCCGGCACTGTGGACAGATGACCCGCTACAGACGGAGAGAGAGACGAGAAGAGGAGGAGGTGAGACGGCTGACACACACCTCTCTGTTCACTGGTctgattttattatcattatcatttttattataattattattatttattaatactgaGATTATGATCATTAGCCAATAACTGCAGAGAGACACACAGGGACACAGTGAgtgttgctgtgtggttgctatggtgttttgACCAATTTTCtgtgtgttgctatgcagtttccaTGGTGTTCTTCTTACTGTGTTgatatgtggttgctatggtgttctggtCAGTGTTAGGTGTATTGCTATGCGCTTTCTATGGTGTAATGTGGTTCTAGTGTGGAGCtttgtggttgctatggtgtttgtTTTAGTGTGTTGCTATGGTCTATAACAGTAGACAGGCAGACAGTGAGTGTTGTTATGCGATTGCTATGGTGTTCTTATACATTTTCCAGTGTGTTGCTATGCACTTTCTATGGTATTTTGAGTGGTTCATCTTAGTGTAtttctatgtggttgctatgatgtgtaaCTCTAGACGCGACAGTgagtgttgttatgtggttgctatggtgttttgtgtgttgctaaggtgttttgagtGTGTTGCTATGGTGTGTAACTGTAGACAGGCGGACATTGCGTGTTATGCGGTCGCTATGGTGTGTAGTGTGTTGCTATGGTGTGTAACTGTAGACAGGTGGAAAGTGAGTGTTGTTATGCGGTTGCTATGGTGTTTTTAGTGTGTTGCTATAGTGTGTAACAGCGCGTCTCACCGGCAGAGCTCCGTCGTCTCTCCTACACTGGCTGCTGTTGTTCTGTGGTAGTTTGGCTTGTTTCAGTAAGATGGCTGCTTGTTCACAATACGCCACGTCTGTGATAAAGATCTCATCCATTTGCAGCCCTTGAGTCTCCTGACTGCtcacagctacacacacacacacacacacgctgttaACTACTGTTTCCATTGACAGCGGGAAGCGTTCACTATCTGATCCATTTGAATATGATTTCCATGTGAAAAGGCAGGAAATTGCATCTTGTGTTCAAAGAGATCATGTATAATCACTGCTCATCTCTCTCAATCTGAAACATCTGAATGTTATTAAACACACATTCACTCTTATATTAATAGAAGTGACAGGTGAAGATCTGCAGCTGAAAATATCACAGAATAATGAAGAGAATAATGAACCGTTAGGATCACAACGCTGTAGAGCATTAGTTCCCAATCCTGATCACGGAGAATTCCCAACGATACACATTTTAGTCTCCCCAATCAAAGTGTCTCTACACAACCGCTAGTGTTGAGATTGAGATTGTTACCAGTTCTTATTATGTTATTAGATAATCTTATTAGCTTCTAAGCAAATAGTAAAaaggcattgtgtgtgtgtgtgtgtgtgtgtgtacctgatcGTTGTTTCTTTGTCACACTCTccatgtttctgtgtgtgtcagGTTCACTGTTGTGTGTCTCAACTGCTGACTGTATAGAAAACAATTagttagactcacacacacacacacacacacacacacacacacacacacacacacacaagatgtgTTAtcgatgtgtgtgtgatgaacagaactcaaggctttattcagaTGCGCTGATATGATCTGACATGACGTGAGTGTGTATTGTGTGCTGTGAAGCGCGAGCACATACAGGCCTTTACACGACTGACTGTTCCTCCACACACTTACTGTCCTTCTGTCACTATACAACCAGTACAACTATTTCAGCTGATCAGAAAATCTGACACACGTCTGTCTTGAGCTCGTGTTTTTAGAACGGCGTATAACGTGCGAGACGCTGTGAAAAACACAAGACACCAGCACAGTGCTCCAAGATCAAGTGCATGTAATGCAATGaaacacaaaaatgcattatgcATAAACGGCCCCTAAATGTCATTCTATTAATGTGTAAATGTTTGCTGATGTCGAGATGTTCTCATAGTACAATGAAGAAGATGATGCAGCAAGAAAATCAGATTCCTTATACAACGGAAATGAGTGCAATAGTGAATGGAAAAATGCATTCAGTCTGAATGGCCTCTTACTTTGATAGTGGATTCAAAATcattatgaacacacacacacacacacacacacaggtgagctGTTACCTGAGCAATGGGGGGAGTGAAGAGGTCTCTGACGTGTGGCGCTGGTGTTTTGTTCCTCTTGCGCAGTGAGCAGGTGTACGAGTCGATGCGTCTCTGAACCGCCGCTGCTTGAGTCTTAGTGAGAGTCGACATCAGAACGGCTTTATCTTCTTCACCTGTTACAAGAGGAGACAAACCAGCATCCTGCAGCCAGAGCTCCTCCTGCTCGccgtctgacacacacacacacacacacacacactctggtcAGTCCATCGGCGCGTGTCTCTGCATCATCTGACGTGTGTGCGTCTCGGCCTCACCTTCGGACTGTCGGGAATCTCGTCTGCTGCTGTCCGGCTCCGAGTCGCTCCGGATGGTCTCCACTTCACTCCAGAAGGACTCCAGGCACAAGCTGTCGGGCTGCTGCGGGGTCAGGAGGTCAAGCGAGTCCGGCTGCAGGTCCCGAGGGTC
This is a stretch of genomic DNA from Carassius carassius chromosome 10, fCarCar2.1, whole genome shotgun sequence. It encodes these proteins:
- the LOC132151206 gene encoding rho GTPase-activating protein 40-like isoform X2, whose protein sequence is MNVESSGDPRDLQPDSLDLLTPQQPDSLCLESFWSEVETIRSDSEPDSSRRDSRQSEDGEQEELWLQDAGLSPLVTGEEDKAVLMSTLTKTQAAAVQRRIDSYTCSLRKRNKTPAPHVRDLFTPPIAQSAVETHNSEPDTHRNMESVTKKQRSAVSSQETQGLQMDEIFITDVAYCEQAAILLKQAKLPQNNSSQCRRDDGALPRVICPQCRLGVTRVLDLSQQDMKKVRQLALIDMTALCDLLGLEVKRHKTSKRKIPENCLFGVPLASLVESDQKIKPNTQIPLFLQTLLSFLEKKGLDSEGILRVPGSQSRIKVLQQKLENSFYSGSFSWDEVSPNDAAALLKKFIRELPAPLLTAEHLNSFSAVRDIADLKQKLHMLNLLVLLLPEPNGNTLKALLEFLSKVVLCERRNRMNLWAVSTIMAPNLFLHKAVPSKLAVDGPEKGQAERAADIMRLLIRYQDLLWTVPNFLLSQVRKLNENSSRCYQFYDKRIKHLLRKIHTDSRDKPDKNSGECRTVKIQLADVSFSMEFRLTINSRASDLMSQFYEELDASDNSRGLLKRNGSKTFPYCAIYEVGGNIGEHCLDPETHLFDLYNTNPSGEWIIKLSSSSRGQ
- the LOC132151206 gene encoding rho GTPase-activating protein 40-like isoform X1, whose amino-acid sequence is MNVESSGDPRDLQPDSLDLLTPQQPDSLCLESFWSEVETIRSDSEPDSSRRDSRQSEDGEQEELWLQDAGLSPLVTGEEDKAVLMSTLTKTQAAAVQRRIDSYTCSLRKRNKTPAPHVRDLFTPPIAQSAVETHNSEPDTHRNMESVTKKQRSAVSSQETQGLQMDEIFITDVAYCEQAAILLKQAKLPQNNSSQCRRDDGALPRVICPQCRLGVTRVLDLSQQDMKKVRQLALIDMTALCDLLGLEVKRHKTSKRKIPENCLFGVPLASLVESDQKIKPNTQIPLFLQTLLSFLEKKGLDSEGILRVPGSQSRIKVLQQKLENSFYSGSFSWDEVSPNDAAALLKKFIRELPAPLLTAEHLNSFSAVRDIADLKQKLHMLNLLVLLLPEPNGNTLKALLEFLSKVVLCERRNRMNLWAVSTIMAPNLFLHKAVPSKLAVDGPEKGQAERAADIMRLLIRYQDLLWTVPNFLLSQVRKLNENSSRCYQFYDKRIKHLLRKIHTDSRDKPDKNSGEQCRTVKIQLADVSFSMEFRLTINSRASDLMSQFYEELDASDNSRGLLKRNGSKTFPYCAIYEVGGNIGEHCLDPETHLFDLYNTNPSGEWIIKLSSSSRGQ